From Campylobacter pinnipediorum subsp. caledonicus:
ACCTTTAAATATTTCAACAATTGAAACCGTTAGAAGACGCGGATATAGATTTTGTTTTCCGAAAAAAGCTTAAGAACTAGATTTATTTTACAATTAGCATCAGCATCTATGGTGCTGATCGCTATAGTTTCTATTATGTTATACTACTATATAAGAGTTACTATACTAGAAACTGTAGTAGCAGAGCTAACTTATGAAGCAAAGTTAATAATAGAAAAACCTTTGGAATTTAATCCAAAAAATGAGTATAAATTTAAAATACAACTTCCAAATAAAACAGTAACAAATGTTGAAATTTTAGAACACAAAGACAAGATAAAAAAACCTTATTTTTCACACTATGAAGATGAATTGCAAACATTTATGCAACTTGTATACAATTATAATGATAATTCATATATGAAACTTACAAAGGAAACCACAACACAAAGTAATATAATAAAGCAGATTTTAATAGATATAATAATTGTCAATGCTACCTCTATATGCCTTGTTATTTTTTATGCTCTATTTTTATCAAGAATGCTATTAGTCCCAATAAAAACCCTTGCATCAAAACTAGGTCAACTAAACGAAAGATTCCTAAAAGAGATAAATACAAACTCATTGCCGGTTGAATTCGAGCCACTTGGAAACGGCATAAATAGCCTTATCAACAGAATACAAACTTTTGTAGAATATCAAAAAGAGCTATTTATAGGTCTAGCACATGAACTAAAAACTCCAATAGCCGTAATAAAAACAAAAAATGAAGTTACTCTACTAAAACCTAGAGAAAATGAAAAATATATAGAAACCTTAAAATCAAACAACGAAATAATAAATTCAATGAACTCAATGATAAGTTCAATCCTTGAAATAGGTCGTCAAGAAGGTGCACAATTTGAAGAACCGGTAATGGTAGACGTTATAGGATTTTTAAATAAAATAGGAAATAATCTAGCAATATTGGTTCATCAAGAACAAAAAGAGCTGATTTTAGATCTAAATCCAAAAATTTTAAATCTAAAAATACAGCAAAATTTATTAATACATATAGTTCAAAATTTTGTTCAAAACGCCATTAAATTCTCGCCTGAAAACTCCAAAATAACACTCAAAACACAGATAATAGACAAAAAATTTATCATAGAAGTCACAGATGAGGGAATAGGGATAGATGAAAATAAAGATCTATTTGCGCCATTTAAAAGATTTGGCAACAAAAGTGGTGTTGGGCTTGGCTTATTTTTAGCAAAAGGTGCAGCACAAGCTCTGGGCGGAACAATAACTATAAAAAATAGACAAGAGCAAAATGGAGCGATAGCAACTTTCACTTTGCCAATTGTAAAAAACAAAAAAGGCAAATAATGGCAAAAAGAACAGCTGTAATAGATCTTGGCTCAAATTCAACTAGAATGGTTATTTTTGAAAGAACTTCAAGATGGGCATTTTTTACTCTTGGTGAATATAAGATGAAAGTTCGTTTGGGGGAAGGTGGATATGGAAATAATGGAAATATCTCACAAGAATCAATGGATACAGCTTTTGAAGCCTTTAGTGAGTTTAAAAATATAGCAACTAGTTATAAATGTAATAAAATTTTGGCTGTTGGAACATCAGCATTAAGAGATGCTCCAAATTCAAAAACATTTATAAATTTGATAAAAAATAAGCTAAAAATAAACCTAAAAATTATAAATGGAGATGATGAGGCTAAATTTGGTGCATTAGCAGCTATAAATTTATTATGCATTCCAAATCATTGTGTTACATTGGATATAGGAGGCGGTTCTAGCGAACTTGCTTTAATAAAGGATTTAAAAATTGTAAAAACCATATCACTAGATATAGGAACTGTAAGACTCAAAGAGCTTTTTAAAAACACAGATAACAAAGAAGAACTTGATATTTTTATCAAAGAAATTACTGAGAAAATACCTAGTGAGTTTAAATCAGAAAATATTGTTGTAATAGGCGGTTCTTTAAGAGCGTTATCATCAGCTATAATGAAAAAGATAAACTATCCATTGCCAAGCATACATGGGTTTTGTTACGAGATTGAAAAATACCATAAATTTATAAGCAATATCTCAACATCAAAAAAAGAAGAGTTAGAACAATTTAATATCAAAAAAGATAGGTTTGACACAATAAGAGAAGGTGCTTTAATTTTTTTAAATATAATCAAACATTTAAATATAAAAAATGTATATACAAGCGGTGTTGGCATAAGAGAGGGTATATTTTTATCTAATTTTTTAAGACCATCTTTAAAATTTCCAAGCAATTTAAATCCAAGTTTAAAAAGTCTACAAGATAGATTTATCTTAACAAACAATAAAAATATAGCATTTTACTCAAAAGAGATCTTCAAAGAGTTATCACCTCTTCACAACCTAAATGAAAAATACTTATACGAACTAAATATAGCTTCCAAATTATACAATGCTGGTCAAGACATAGGGTTTTATAATGATCATATCAGTTCAGCATATATTATACAAAATGCTTTAAATTTTGGTTTTAAGCACGAAGAAAAAGCACTTATATCCGCAATAATAAGTACAAATGGCAAAAAAAATGTATATGAATATGAAAAATTTAAGCCTCTGCTTCCAAAGCAATCACATATAAGATGGTTAAGCTTTATATTAGCATTAGCAAAAACACTAGATATAAATTGTTCATCTAAAAAATTATGCTTTAAATTTGAAAATCAAACACTTAGAATTTTTGGTTCAAAAAATCTAATAATGGCAAAAGAAGAGATCAAAAAACTAAATAAACCAGAACCTTTTGCTATAAGTTTTGAATAGAACTAAATTTAATATTTAGTCGCATTTAAATCATCTTGGATTAGATATTGTTGCTCTAGCTCTTCATATTTTTTATTTGATTTATTGTAGATTTCATCATCCACATTAAGTCTATTTTTCAAATCAACAATGTCAGAACAAGCATTTATGTTTCCAAGCTCACAACTTTTAAAAATATAAGATATACCTATTTTAACAATATCTTTATCATTAACTGTATTGTCTATATCTTTTGTAACTTGTTTGTTTATATACATAAAGCCAAGTTCGTTACAAGACATATCATCATTTAATTCACAGCCTTCGTAAAAGATATCATAAGCATCTTTAAAATTTCCATTATTTAGATATAAAACACCTTTATCAAAATCATCTATATCAAAACCAAAAGAACTATAAATAACCATTAAAACTAAAATAAACTTTTTCATTACATAAAACTCGGGGCATCATTAGAAAACAAGATTAAATCACCTATTTTTGTATGCTCTATCAGTGTTTCTTGCATTTTGTTTTTATCTTTTAAAATAACTATTTGTGGCTTACTAAGAAATTTTAGCAAGGCTTGCGCATTCAAAGGACTAGAAATAATGACAACATCAAAAATATCATTTATAATACGCGAAAGTTTTTCATTTTCATCCTTACTACTTTCCATTATTCCGGGAGTTATAAGAATTTTTCTTCCACTATAAGTGCTTACAAGCTCATAACTAGAACTCATGCCTGTAAAATTTCCATTAAAGCTATCATCGATGATAACCTTGCCATTAGCATTAATTTTTTCAAGTCTATGTTCAACATTTTTTAAATTTTTAATTTTATTTTGTATTTTATCACTATCTAGACCAAAAAATTTAGTAACCTTTATACAAGCACATAAATTTTCTATATTAAACTTACCTATCAATGAAGAAGAGAAAGAATTATCATCCAAAACAAAGCTTATTCCATCTAAATCTGATTTAATATCTTTTATATTTTTATTGTAAATTTCAATATTTTTTTCATCATTTTTCAAGGTAGAGCTATGTAAAAAAGCTTTTTTTAGATTATTGCTTTGCAAAGCTTCAAGTTTTGTGTTTCTTATGTTTTCAATGCTTTTAAAATACTCTATGTGTTGCTTTCCTATCTCTCCGACAACAACAACATCAGGATTTAAATACGTAGAAATTTCATATATATCGCCCTTTAGTCTAGCACCAGCTTCAGCTATATATATCTGAGTTTGATTAGTGATATTTTCGTTTATATCCTTAATAAGCCCCACTAATGTATTTACACTTCTTGGTGTTTTGTGACAATTGAAATCATCTTTTAAAATTTCAAAAAGAAAGTTTTTAATACTTGTTTTACCATAACTTGCTGTTATTAAAATTATTTTTAAATTTTTATTGCTTTGTATTTTATCTAACGCTTTTTTCTTATAATAAATAGCATTCATTTTTTCAAAAAAGTGGCTAAAAACAAAACTTATAAAGATAGGAAAAATAATATCTTTTGAAAAATTTCCATTATTTAGTATATAAAATAAATTTTGAATAATCAAAGCCAAGCAAAGAATAACAAAAAAGCGTTTGACTCTATTTGTAAATACTAATTTCTTATCTAGTTTTTTATTCCACAAAAATAAACTAGGAACAAAAGCAAAATAAAAATATATAAAAAATAAATTACCAGTAGTATAATAAAGCATAATAGGAACTATAAAGAAAAATACATGCCAAAGAGGTCTTGTGAAATGAAATATTACTCTTTTTATCTTATATGAAAACCATTGAAAACATGTCATTAAATAATAAGAAACCAATAAAGCAAAAAATATATTTGAAATACCAAAAAAAATATCTTTAATCTCAATCATTGTTTATTAACAACCTCTATACAACTTTCATCTTCGATATTTGAAGAACTGTTTATATCAGATATAACCCTATCTTGTATAAATTTAGAATGCAACAAAAAGAAAAAATGATCCCCACTTAAAGGATAAAAACTACTATCTTTTATCATCGAATGTATAAATTCTCCATTCTTTAATGGTGTGGCTTTGTCGTTTTCGCCCCAAAATATAACAGCTTTATTTGAGAATTTTTTAAACTTTCTTGAAAAATCTTCATCAACTACATTTTTTAAAGTTTCATACATCACAACACTCATTCCACTTATATCTTTTGTAGCAAACACTCTATAAAATCTACCAAATCCGAAAAATTTTAAAATTTTAAAAATTCTAATTTTAACTCTTACAAGAAAAGGTTTTTTGCTAATAATTCCCGCCGAACTAAGCAAAACTAAATTTTTTGGATTCAATAAAGTAGCAACCTTGCCACCAAAACTATGTCCAAGGATAATATCTGGTTTTTGTGGTAATGAGTTTATAAACTCTCTTATAATGTTTGAATAATCAGATGTTTTTAAAGGACTAAAAATATTACTATTTCCAAAACCTGGCATATCAACATATATATGTTTATAATCACAAAAAGTATCTTTAAAAGCCTTTTTCATAATTTCTTTACTAGCACCCCAGCCATGCAAAAAAAGTATAATTTTTTCGTTTTCCGGATTTAGCATTTCATAAGAAATCAAATATTTTTTTGATGAATATTTTATAGTTTTACTAGCCATTATTTATCTTTTTTACTAGAATTATATATACTTTCAAGTATTTCTACTGCCTTTTCAAGACGCTCATACTCATCCATATTTAAAATAACTGCTTCAAATTTATTGTTTTTTACCACAACTGCTCTTTTCGTATCTCCACTGCTTATTTTATTTAAAACTGAACTAAAATTTCTAACGACTTCAGTTGCAGTATAAATTTCATCTTTCTTAAATGCTAACATAAAAACTCTTTTTACATATAATTTTACATATAATCTAACATATTTAATATTACAAGGAAATTAAATATTTTATAAATTATATTTTATTCCCTTTTGAGCTAATTATGGAGCTTAAAAATTTATAATCAATATTTATATTTTGCTTATCGGGTAGCGAATTTGAAAGAGAAATAATAATATTTTTAAAATCATCAAACAAATAATGAGCAAGGCTTCCTGGATTTGGATTTATTTCATTAAGATAAATTTCATTATCTATTACAAAAAAATCACATCTAATCAAGGCACCTTCAAATGTGTTTTTATAAATTTTCATAAATGCATTTTTTAACCCATCTTCAAGTTCTTTTGATATATCTGCACTTTTTACTTTTTGTTCGTTTGAAAAAGATAGATATTTTTGTTCAAAATCTAAAAAATCACTCTTTTTTGGCTCTTCTATTATAGAAAATTTAAACTCATCATCTATAATACAACCGGCTAAATTATACTCTTTTACATTTTCCACAAACGGCTCAACTAAAACATCGCTATCAAACTCAAAAGCTATATCTTTAGCATAATCAAACTCATCTTGAGTTTTTACTACACTAACGCCTATGGAGCTACCGAGTCTTAGTGGTTTTAGTATAAATGGATACGAAGTTTTTGGATTATCTTCGCGTCTTATGACCTCATAATCAAGTGTCTTTACACCAACTTTTTTAGCAAAAAGTTTAGTTAATTCTTTGTTAAAACTTAACACACTAGCTTCAAGTCTAGGGCCTATATAATCCACACCAAAAAAATCAAACAATGAAGCTATCTTGCCATCTTCTCCATCCATACCGTGTATTAAATTTATAAAAATATCAGCATTGATTTTACTCTCACCAAACATAGAAGTAGTATAAAAACCACCTTGTTTTAAAGTTAGTTTTTTTGACTTTTTGTAAAGACCTTTGCTAAAAAAATTAGCTTTCATGTTTTTTGATTCTATGAGATAAAATTCCCTTAAACTATCACAAAACACAAAAACACACTCTTCATTTAAAACATTTTTTAAAACAATAGCACTTACTACGCTTATCTCGTGTTCAAAACTTTTAGCACCAAATACAATACCTAATTTCATTATATTTTTTCCTATCCTAATTTTTTTAAAGCTTGTTTTATAATTTCACCAGTTTCCATAGACTCGGCATCAATACCAGCAAGAACTTTATAAATTTTATCTTTTTTAAACCCAAGTGCCTCAAGAGCCATAATTGCTTCATTTTTATGTGCAGAGATGTTTTCTTCATTTATAAGTTTAGCATCACTTAATTCAGCGATTATTCTTCTTGCTGTTTTTAACCCAATTCCTGGAACTTTTTTTAAAGTATCTAAATCCCCATTTAATATAGCATTTGTAAAAGAATTTGGATTTAAAGATGAGCATATTGCCATAGCTGTACTTGCACCTATTCCACTTAATTTTATAAGCATTTTAAACATTTTTTGCTCACTTAAATCTAAAAAACCATAAAATAAATTTGCATCTTCTCTTATTATTTGAGTTATATTAAGCTCTACTTTTGAACCACTTTGAAGTTTTGCAGAACAAAAAAGAGATATAAAAATACCATAACTAACACCGCTAACTGTTTTTAATATAACAAATGCCGGATCTTTTTTTGTTATAACACCTTCAATAGCTTTTATCACTGTTTTTCCTTTAATTTTGGAAGTAATTCAAGATCATTTGATTTTTTGATTTCAAATTTAACATCATCACCTTCTCCTATTTTTGTTACCATAACAACTCTTGAAATCTCATTTTGCCTTGTATGATAAACAACTTCTGTCGAAGGATTAACTATTATAAACTTAATCTCATTTAATTCAAGCCAATTGCTTCTATTTACAATTTTAGAAGCAAAAATCTCATTTTGCATAAAATCAAGCTCATTTTTTAACTCTTTTAAATTATCTTTTTTTGTATTATATTCTTTTAAAAGCATATTATACTCACCAACTAATTGCTGGTACTCTTTAAGTTTTTTTATAAAAGTAACAGGTGGAACAACCTTAGATTTTTGCAATTCTTCAACTTTGGATTTTATTGTATGTATAGAAGATTTATTTGTATCTATAATTATTTTTTTTGCTTCTAATATTTTTGGTATTTTTTTAATATCTTTTTTTAAGTCATTAATTTTTTCAACTTGACCCTCTATATCGTAACTCCTATCTTTTATCTTGGTTGCATCTATAATAAGTTTATTATTGTTTCCTCTTAAATATTTAATATCTATTAAACTAAGGCCAGTTATTGTACAATTTGACACTAATGTTTCAATTATTACCTCATCGGCTGTTATATTTCCACCTATTACACTTCTTATAATAGCTTTTTTTGCTACAACAGTTCCACCTTCAAGCCTATCAATATAAACCTCATCGGCTTCAACAAATCCAATATGAACATATATATCCGCCTTTTTAGCTTTTACTTTTGCTTTTGCGTGAGTTTGACCACCTATCTTAACGTTATCTGCAATCACAGATGCATTAGAGCCAATATTTCCTTTCACGCTAACATCTTTTGCCTCAACAACAACGCCAGTTCCAATAGCATCTTTAAATATATCATCTTCTTTTATTAAAATACTAACATTAGAATCCAACTCTGTCTTAACAGAACCTGTGTCTTTAAAAGTTATTTCATTTATTTCAAGTTGCTCTTTTATATCATAAACACCCTGATTATCACTCACAAATCCTGGTTTTTTAGCTATATATTTTATACTTGTATCATCTTCTATTTTTTTTATGTTTTCGGTAATGTCTATCTCTTTTAGATTATTGTCTTTAGGTAATTGAACCTCTATAAAATCACCTCTAACATTCCTGCCACTCTTTCCATTTTGAGGTTTAATATATTCAATTATCATTTCATCTAATACAACACCTGAGACAAAACCTCTACTGGCATGATCTATCTTGTCATTTTTATCAACATTTTTAAGCTTATTTTTATAGTGCAAAATCAATTTAGACTCTATTGATTTTCTAGGTTCAAAACCTTTTGCCACAATAAAAGTATAATCATCATCTATAATCTCTTTGATACGCAAAATAGAAGATATTTTTTTTAATTCATTTTTTAGGCTGTCATCCCTGATACCTATAAGAATATTAGCTCTAATTAGTTTTTTGGCTATAAAATTATACATTAACTCTTCATAACCATTTTCATAAATAGCATCTTTAGTTGCATGAACAGTTCCCACTATCTTTGTTAAAGATTGATTTGCTCCTATGCTGATATTTGGAATTTTTGGCTTAACAAGAACTCTAATGTCGTAAAACTCAACCTTGTAAACCTGCTCTATAGCAAGAGTAGGATCAAGATAAAAATCAAGATCGTTAAAAATACCAAGTTCATTTCTAGATAAACTAACAGGTTCTTGATTTTCTTTATTTGTATACAATGTAGTAAAATCCAATAAATTAAAATCTATAAATTTAGCTTCGACTCCAGTATTTTTACTAATCTCTTTTATATCTTCATATGGTGTTTTTGAATCTGTACTAATAGGCGACAGATATTTTACTTCACTCAATCTAGTTCCTAATTGTAAAATATATTTAAATATCTATTATTATCTCTAAATTTTTATTAAAAATTGGTTATAAATAAAACCACATATTAGTAAAAAATATTTTTAAGTTTTTTTCGGTAGTATCATATATTTTAATTTTGATTATATGGGAAAATAACTTGATTAAGGGTTTTATTTCAAATGCTTCAGGCATAATGCTTTCTAGGATACTAGGTCTTGTGCGTGATATACTTACTGCACTAATCTTGGGCGCTGGGATTTTTAGCGATCTATTTTTTATAGCTTTTAAGATGCCAAATTTATTTAGAAGAGTTTTTGCAGAGGGTGCTTTTTCACAATCTTTTTTGCCAAATTTTGTAAAATCTAGCAAAAAAGCTACTTTTAGCGCTGAAATCTTTTTTAAATTTCTATTTTTTATCTCACTTTTAACTCTGCTTGTAAACATATTTACAAAAGAATTTATAACAATAATAGCTACTGGATTAAAAGATGAGGATATGATAAATGCTATACATTTAGTAAAAATAAACTTTTTTTATCTTATGCTTATTTATATGGCTAGTTTCATGGCCTCACTTTTACAATACAAAGGTCATTTTGCAACAACCGCATTTTCTACAGCACTGCTAAATTTAAGCATGATTTGCGCTTTATTGCTTGCAAATCATAAACCGGAAAAAGAGGTGGCTTTATATCTTAGCTTTGGTGTTGTTATAGGCGGTATTTTGCAACTAATAACACACATAATAGCACTTTATAAAAAAAATCTAAACAAGATGTTTTTTGGAGGAATTTACGGCTTTATAAAAGGCAAAAGAGCTGATACTAAAAATTTCTTTATCAATTTTTACCATGGTGTTTTTGGCTCATCAGCACTTCAAATTAGCTCTTTTATGGATACTTGGTTGGCTAGTTTTTTAGCAACAGGAAGTATTAGTTATATGTTTTATGCAAATAGAATTTTTCAACTTCCACTTGCTATCTTTGCTATAGCTTTATCACAAGCATTATTTCCAAAAATAGCAAGGCTCTTAAAAAATAATGACACAAAAAATGCGCTACTTCAAACAAAAAAAAGTTTTAACATACTATTTTTTACACTTTTAGCTTCTTGTATTGGAGGTATAGTATTATCAGAACCTATAATTTGGCTACTTTTTGAAAGAGGAAATTTTACACAAGAAGACACGATACAATGCGCAAGGGTTTTAAGTGCTTATCTTATAGGGCTTTTGCCATTTGGGCTAATTAAACTTTTTTCGCTTTGGCTATACGCAAAGATGAAACAAAAAATCGCTTCTAAAATAGCAACAATAGGACTTATAATAAATCTTATTTTGGCACTCATATTAATGCAATTTTTAGGTGCTGTTGGTTTAGCACTAGCTAGTTCTATAGTTGGTTTTTTACAATTTGGGTTTTATTTAAAAGAATTTGGATATAGAAAATTTTTAGGTATAATTGAGCCTAAATTTATATTTTTTACAATGATATTTTTAGTGGTTGAGTTTTTTAGCCTTGAATATTTAAAGGAATTTTTTTATGCAAATTTACGATAGTTCTAAAAAAACAAAATTAGAATTTAAGCCAGAAGGTGAGATTGTTCGAATTTATGTATGCGGTCCTACAGTTTACGATCATTCACATTTAGGTCATGCAAAATCAGCTATAAGTTTTGATTTACTAAGAAGAGTTCTAGTAGAACTTGGATATAAACTAAAATTTGTAAGAAACTACACTGATATTGATGATAAAATTTTAAAAAAAATGAGCGAAACAAATCAATCACTAGAAGAGATAACAAATTTTTACATAAAAAGCTATGAAGATGATATGAAAGCTTTAAATGTATTGGATCCCGATATCAAACCAAAAGCAACAGAGTGTGTAAAAGATATGATTAATTATATATCAAATCTAATAAACAAAGGTTTTGCTTATAAACTAGATGATGGGATATATTTTGACACAACAAAAGACAAACACTATCTAAGCATAAGTGGCAGAGAAAATGAAGAAAATAGCGTAGCCAGGATAGAAGCAAATAATTACAAAAATAACCAAAGAGACTTTGTTTTATGGAAATTTGATGAAAACTTTTATGATGCACCTTTTGGCAAAGGAAGACCAGGATGGCACTCAGAGTGTGCGGCTATGATAAAAAAATATCTGTCAAATGATAGTGAGTTTGAGGTTGATATTCATGCTGGAGGTAGTGATTTGTTATTTCCACATCATGAAAATGAAGCAGCACAATGCAGATGTGGTGAAGAAAAAACACTATCAAAATACTGGATGCATAATGGTTTTATACAAATAAATAATGAAAAA
This genomic window contains:
- a CDS encoding sensor histidine kinase, which codes for MVLIAIVSIMLYYYIRVTILETVVAELTYEAKLIIEKPLEFNPKNEYKFKIQLPNKTVTNVEILEHKDKIKKPYFSHYEDELQTFMQLVYNYNDNSYMKLTKETTTQSNIIKQILIDIIIVNATSICLVIFYALFLSRMLLVPIKTLASKLGQLNERFLKEINTNSLPVEFEPLGNGINSLINRIQTFVEYQKELFIGLAHELKTPIAVIKTKNEVTLLKPRENEKYIETLKSNNEIINSMNSMISSILEIGRQEGAQFEEPVMVDVIGFLNKIGNNLAILVHQEQKELILDLNPKILNLKIQQNLLIHIVQNFVQNAIKFSPENSKITLKTQIIDKKFIIEVTDEGIGIDENKDLFAPFKRFGNKSGVGLGLFLAKGAAQALGGTITIKNRQEQNGAIATFTLPIVKNKKGK
- a CDS encoding Ppx/GppA phosphatase family protein; this translates as MAKRTAVIDLGSNSTRMVIFERTSRWAFFTLGEYKMKVRLGEGGYGNNGNISQESMDTAFEAFSEFKNIATSYKCNKILAVGTSALRDAPNSKTFINLIKNKLKINLKIINGDDEAKFGALAAINLLCIPNHCVTLDIGGGSSELALIKDLKIVKTISLDIGTVRLKELFKNTDNKEELDIFIKEITEKIPSEFKSENIVVIGGSLRALSSAIMKKINYPLPSIHGFCYEIEKYHKFISNISTSKKEELEQFNIKKDRFDTIREGALIFLNIIKHLNIKNVYTSGVGIREGIFLSNFLRPSLKFPSNLNPSLKSLQDRFILTNNKNIAFYSKEIFKELSPLHNLNEKYLYELNIASKLYNAGQDIGFYNDHISSAYIIQNALNFGFKHEEKALISAIISTNGKKNVYEYEKFKPLLPKQSHIRWLSFILALAKTLDINCSSKKLCFKFENQTLRIFGSKNLIMAKEEIKKLNKPEPFAISFE
- a CDS encoding Mur ligase family protein, which produces MIEIKDIFFGISNIFFALLVSYYLMTCFQWFSYKIKRVIFHFTRPLWHVFFFIVPIMLYYTTGNLFFIYFYFAFVPSLFLWNKKLDKKLVFTNRVKRFFVILCLALIIQNLFYILNNGNFSKDIIFPIFISFVFSHFFEKMNAIYYKKKALDKIQSNKNLKIILITASYGKTSIKNFLFEILKDDFNCHKTPRSVNTLVGLIKDINENITNQTQIYIAEAGARLKGDIYEISTYLNPDVVVVGEIGKQHIEYFKSIENIRNTKLEALQSNNLKKAFLHSSTLKNDEKNIEIYNKNIKDIKSDLDGISFVLDDNSFSSSLIGKFNIENLCACIKVTKFFGLDSDKIQNKIKNLKNVEHRLEKINANGKVIIDDSFNGNFTGMSSSYELVSTYSGRKILITPGIMESSKDENEKLSRIINDIFDVVIISSPLNAQALLKFLSKPQIVILKDKNKMQETLIEHTKIGDLILFSNDAPSFM
- a CDS encoding alpha/beta fold hydrolase; protein product: MASKTIKYSSKKYLISYEMLNPENEKIILFLHGWGASKEIMKKAFKDTFCDYKHIYVDMPGFGNSNIFSPLKTSDYSNIIREFINSLPQKPDIILGHSFGGKVATLLNPKNLVLLSSAGIISKKPFLVRVKIRIFKILKFFGFGRFYRVFATKDISGMSVVMYETLKNVVDEDFSRKFKKFSNKAVIFWGENDKATPLKNGEFIHSMIKDSSFYPLSGDHFFFLLHSKFIQDRVISDINSSSNIEDESCIEVVNKQ
- a CDS encoding type II toxin-antitoxin system Phd/YefM family antitoxin; protein product: MLAFKKDEIYTATEVVRNFSSVLNKISSGDTKRAVVVKNNKFEAVILNMDEYERLEKAVEILESIYNSSKKDK
- a CDS encoding D-alanine--D-alanine ligase; this translates as MKLGIVFGAKSFEHEISVVSAIVLKNVLNEECVFVFCDSLREFYLIESKNMKANFFSKGLYKKSKKLTLKQGGFYTTSMFGESKINADIFINLIHGMDGEDGKIASLFDFFGVDYIGPRLEASVLSFNKELTKLFAKKVGVKTLDYEVIRREDNPKTSYPFILKPLRLGSSIGVSVVKTQDEFDYAKDIAFEFDSDVLVEPFVENVKEYNLAGCIIDDEFKFSIIEEPKKSDFLDFEQKYLSFSNEQKVKSADISKELEDGLKNAFMKIYKNTFEGALIRCDFFVIDNEIYLNEINPNPGSLAHYLFDDFKNIIISLSNSLPDKQNINIDYKFLSSIISSKGNKI
- the ruvA gene encoding Holliday junction branch migration protein RuvA, which gives rise to MIKAIEGVITKKDPAFVILKTVSGVSYGIFISLFCSAKLQSGSKVELNITQIIREDANLFYGFLDLSEQKMFKMLIKLSGIGASTAMAICSSLNPNSFTNAILNGDLDTLKKVPGIGLKTARRIIAELSDAKLINEENISAHKNEAIMALEALGFKKDKIYKVLAGIDAESMETGEIIKQALKKLG
- a CDS encoding flagellar assembly protein A — its product is MSEVKYLSPISTDSKTPYEDIKEISKNTGVEAKFIDFNLLDFTTLYTNKENQEPVSLSRNELGIFNDLDFYLDPTLAIEQVYKVEFYDIRVLVKPKIPNISIGANQSLTKIVGTVHATKDAIYENGYEELMYNFIAKKLIRANILIGIRDDSLKNELKKISSILRIKEIIDDDYTFIVAKGFEPRKSIESKLILHYKNKLKNVDKNDKIDHASRGFVSGVVLDEMIIEYIKPQNGKSGRNVRGDFIEVQLPKDNNLKEIDITENIKKIEDDTSIKYIAKKPGFVSDNQGVYDIKEQLEINEITFKDTGSVKTELDSNVSILIKEDDIFKDAIGTGVVVEAKDVSVKGNIGSNASVIADNVKIGGQTHAKAKVKAKKADIYVHIGFVEADEVYIDRLEGGTVVAKKAIIRSVIGGNITADEVIIETLVSNCTITGLSLIDIKYLRGNNNKLIIDATKIKDRSYDIEGQVEKINDLKKDIKKIPKILEAKKIIIDTNKSSIHTIKSKVEELQKSKVVPPVTFIKKLKEYQQLVGEYNMLLKEYNTKKDNLKELKNELDFMQNEIFASKIVNRSNWLELNEIKFIIVNPSTEVVYHTRQNEISRVVMVTKIGEGDDVKFEIKKSNDLELLPKLKEKQ
- the murJ gene encoding murein biosynthesis integral membrane protein MurJ, translating into MIKGFISNASGIMLSRILGLVRDILTALILGAGIFSDLFFIAFKMPNLFRRVFAEGAFSQSFLPNFVKSSKKATFSAEIFFKFLFFISLLTLLVNIFTKEFITIIATGLKDEDMINAIHLVKINFFYLMLIYMASFMASLLQYKGHFATTAFSTALLNLSMICALLLANHKPEKEVALYLSFGVVIGGILQLITHIIALYKKNLNKMFFGGIYGFIKGKRADTKNFFINFYHGVFGSSALQISSFMDTWLASFLATGSISYMFYANRIFQLPLAIFAIALSQALFPKIARLLKNNDTKNALLQTKKSFNILFFTLLASCIGGIVLSEPIIWLLFERGNFTQEDTIQCARVLSAYLIGLLPFGLIKLFSLWLYAKMKQKIASKIATIGLIINLILALILMQFLGAVGLALASSIVGFLQFGFYLKEFGYRKFLGIIEPKFIFFTMIFLVVEFFSLEYLKEFFYANLR
- the cysS gene encoding cysteine--tRNA ligase, producing MQIYDSSKKTKLEFKPEGEIVRIYVCGPTVYDHSHLGHAKSAISFDLLRRVLVELGYKLKFVRNYTDIDDKILKKMSETNQSLEEITNFYIKSYEDDMKALNVLDPDIKPKATECVKDMINYISNLINKGFAYKLDDGIYFDTTKDKHYLSISGRENEENSVARIEANNYKNNQRDFVLWKFDENFYDAPFGKGRPGWHSECAAMIKKYLSNDSEFEVDIHAGGSDLLFPHHENEAAQCRCGEEKTLSKYWMHNGFIQINNEKMAKSLGNSFFVKDALKLYHGEVIRFYLLSTHYRANFNYSLQDLNASKKRLDKLYRLKKRVYGVKEGEVDIGFKDEILKALSDDLNTSKALAVVDEFIANANEVLDKEPKNKSIKSQIVANILFINKVIGIGIIDNFEYFQFGIDEQSKQKIDELISKRDEAKKVKDFQTADKIREELTKMQISIMDTANGTFWEKI